The genomic window AATGACCAATGAACTAATGAACCACACTATTTCTCTTGCTCAAAGTTATGCCGAGTGTCATTACAATACTCGATCCCAATACAACCAGGAATAGGAATGGCGTACCCACCTCAGGTATTTTTAAGGAAGACGGCAGGTTGAAATAAAGCAAAATGCTAATTAAGCCGCGGGGTGCAATGTATAAAATCGGACTCAGGTTTTCTTTTTTGAATATTTTGAGGAATACCACTCTGATGATGTAAATCGATATTAAAATGAAAAAGCCGTTAGCCAGTACAATTGTATTGTTCAAATCGCCAATATTCATGGTAAAGCCAAAAATAACGAAGAAAAAAGTACGGAGAATAAAGGCGCTTTCGGCCGATAACTGATAGAGCTGGGATAAATCGGCTGTTAAATTTTTGTATAAAAAGACACTTTTAAACCAGGCATTCTCAATGGTATCGGCATTGTTCAGAAACAGGCCTGTGCTCAAAATCAACACCAGAGAGGATAGGTGGTAAGACTGACCAATGGCATAAACCAGAATCAGTATGGCTATAATTAAGAAAAATTTAATGTGATGCACCAATCGGCCCATTACGTACAACAACACCACACAGGCAATGGCCGATAGTAAAAGGATAAGGAAGGTACTTAAGCCCAAACCAATAAAAGCAGACGTATTGATCGAATGGTTGGTAATGGCAAAATTGAAGATGATAATGCCTAAAATATCAGAGAAAGAAGATTCATAAATTACAAATTCTTTATCGGTATTGTTTAATGCCGC from Flavobacterium sp. W4I14 includes these protein-coding regions:
- a CDS encoding Kef-type K+ transport system membrane component KefB (product_source=COG0475; cog=COG0475; transmembrane_helix_parts=Outside_1_3,TMhelix_4_22,Inside_23_28,TMhelix_29_46,Outside_47_50,TMhelix_51_73,Inside_74_92,TMhelix_93_112,Outside_113_121,TMhelix_122_144,Inside_145_150,TMhelix_151_173,Outside_174_182,TMhelix_183_205,Inside_206_211,TMhelix_212_234,Outside_235_281,TMhelix_282_299,Inside_300_305,TMhelix_306_325,Outside_326_362,TMhelix_363_385,Inside_386_393); protein product: MTTYTILIILSGLVIFSYLFDLVASKTKVPSVLLLLLLGIGLRLLVDNLKIQTFNFLSILPTLGTVGLILIVFEGSLELKYDRHKNKVIRSAFFSALTILMGTIVVITSIIYQITHHDLYTCIANAIPFSVISSAIAIPSAAALNNTDKEFVIYESSFSDILGIIIFNFAITNHSINTSAFIGLGLSTFLILLLSAIACVVLLYVMGRLVHHIKFFLIIAILILVYAIGQSYHLSSLVLILSTGLFLNNADTIENAWFKSVFLYKNLTADLSQLYQLSAESAFILRTFFFVIFGFTMNIGDLNNTIVLANGFFILISIYIIRVVFLKIFKKENLSPILYIAPRGLISILLYFNLPSSLKIPEVGTPFLFLVVLGSSIVMTLGITLSKRNSVVH